A single window of Marinobacter sp. LA51 DNA harbors:
- a CDS encoding translation initiation factor Sui1, with amino-acid sequence MKKRAEGGLVFSTEQGRMCPDCRNPVSECTCGQSARPEGDGVVRVSRETKGRKGKGVTLVTGIPLDDKALKAFAKVLKAKCGTGGTVKDGVVEIQGDQRDILVPLLQAEGWTVKRSGG; translated from the coding sequence ATGAAGAAACGAGCTGAAGGTGGACTGGTCTTTTCCACCGAACAGGGCCGAATGTGTCCCGATTGCCGCAACCCGGTCTCGGAATGCACCTGCGGCCAGTCAGCACGGCCTGAGGGTGATGGCGTTGTCCGGGTTAGCCGGGAAACCAAGGGCAGGAAAGGCAAGGGCGTAACCCTGGTGACGGGCATCCCGCTGGATGACAAAGCACTAAAGGCGTTTGCTAAGGTGCTGAAGGCAAAGTGTGGCACCGGCGGTACCGTGAAAGACGGTGTCGTCGAAATTCAGGGCGACCAGCGGGACATTCTGGTTCCGCTTTTGCAAGCGGAGGGCTGGACTGTGAAGCGGTCCGGTGGCTGA
- a CDS encoding DUF4136 domain-containing protein: MRLLMIAAMALVLSGCAGNVVTDYNPSAVFGNYSTWSFAQEAGSEAFVSLDGSRIQMAVERELKRKAMRKVPKTEADLLANWQIVEEERLEQTGVGLGFGFGRGNFGWGLSAPPPVREVTEGKLVVELIDTETKEVVWRAASRRYLNESQSPETRRELIDEVVSEMFSKYPPGVG; this comes from the coding sequence ATGCGGTTACTGATGATTGCAGCGATGGCGTTGGTCCTGTCGGGCTGCGCCGGTAATGTTGTGACGGATTACAACCCGTCGGCAGTGTTTGGCAATTACTCGACCTGGTCTTTTGCCCAGGAAGCGGGTAGTGAAGCCTTTGTGTCCCTTGATGGCAGCCGCATCCAGATGGCGGTTGAGCGGGAATTGAAGCGCAAGGCCATGCGCAAGGTGCCGAAAACGGAAGCAGACCTGCTGGCCAACTGGCAGATCGTTGAGGAAGAGCGACTGGAGCAGACTGGCGTAGGCCTTGGGTTTGGCTTCGGCCGGGGCAATTTTGGCTGGGGCCTTTCAGCACCGCCACCGGTGCGTGAAGTTACTGAGGGCAAGCTGGTGGTCGAACTGATCGATACCGAAACCAAGGAAGTCGTCTGGCGCGCTGCCAGCCGTCGTTACCTCAATGAAAGCCAGTCCCCGGAGACACGGCGCGAGCTGATCGATGAGGTCGTGTCGGAAATGTTTTCCAAGTACCCACCGGGCGTTGGCTAA
- a CDS encoding YigZ family protein: MNKDYPVPAGYLERETEVKKSRFIARVAPVGSRDEVKAWLEQAQQDHPDARHICWAYQIGRPGAAAEAAMNDDGEPSGTAGKPILNVIQHKDMGDVLVMVIRYFGGIKLGAGGLVRAYAGAAESVLSAVERVVQKPMLVAEVTMGFADEQPVRHWCGLHGATLESVEYGAVVSARVSLPEQVVDEFTAFCDAQKLDYGFDT; this comes from the coding sequence ATGAACAAAGATTATCCGGTCCCTGCAGGATACCTCGAGCGCGAAACGGAAGTGAAGAAAAGCCGGTTTATTGCTCGGGTAGCGCCGGTCGGCTCCCGTGACGAGGTCAAAGCCTGGCTGGAACAGGCCCAGCAAGACCACCCGGATGCCCGCCATATCTGCTGGGCCTATCAGATTGGTCGTCCGGGCGCGGCCGCTGAGGCGGCCATGAACGATGACGGCGAACCCTCCGGCACGGCAGGTAAACCCATCCTCAATGTCATCCAGCACAAGGATATGGGAGATGTTCTGGTGATGGTGATTCGTTACTTCGGAGGCATTAAACTGGGCGCCGGTGGTCTGGTGCGGGCCTATGCGGGCGCCGCCGAAAGTGTCCTGTCGGCGGTGGAGCGGGTGGTACAAAAGCCCATGTTAGTTGCCGAAGTCACCATGGGGTTTGCCGACGAGCAGCCGGTTCGGCACTGGTGTGGGCTGCACGGTGCGACGCTGGAGTCGGTTGAATACGGCGCAGTGGTTTCAGCCCGGGTGTCCTTGCCAGAGCAGGTCGTGGATGAGTTCACGGCCTTCTGCGACGCCCAGAAACTGGATTACGGTTTCGACACGTGA
- a CDS encoding sensor histidine kinase has protein sequence MKKAMMFPLFWRIFLAIWLAMAITVVVSNLATRTLLDRERQAIERQVGLRDLAQEAIQIREQRGRGEAWRFLRGQGKQLELHLMLIEHGGGEQRLPSQVRERMKSGWYPQKPAVIELDAGYQLVAWPRMHGEGWLDPKFFRFIELGLAFVLITLACWLIARYVSRPLGHMENTAQRIAGGNTGLRVSEKIAGRRDEVGQLATAFNAMTEQLCTLLERQKHLLRDISHDLRTPLTRQRIAIELASDGGADEQLIASILRQNERLEAMTAQILTLYRVAEQGADIEREPVQPVKLMNQVLRDAADYAEHQGVDCRLAASDEVAGMSVLGDAGLLHRAFDNILQNALDHTPPEHRVRVDVGGIEGWVRITIEDEGTGVEVDLLPHLFEPFFRADKSRGGQGWGLGLAIARDIVTAHDGRIAAAGGEAGGLRVTVELPVFTRA, from the coding sequence GTGAAGAAAGCCATGATGTTCCCACTGTTCTGGCGGATTTTCCTGGCCATCTGGCTGGCGATGGCGATCACTGTAGTGGTCAGCAACCTGGCGACCCGAACGCTGCTGGATCGGGAACGCCAGGCCATTGAGCGCCAGGTCGGCTTAAGGGATCTGGCCCAGGAAGCGATCCAGATCCGTGAGCAGCGGGGCCGGGGAGAAGCCTGGCGATTCCTGCGCGGTCAGGGTAAACAGCTGGAATTGCACCTGATGCTGATCGAGCACGGCGGCGGTGAGCAGCGCCTGCCGTCGCAGGTCCGGGAACGGATGAAATCCGGCTGGTACCCCCAGAAACCGGCGGTCATTGAGTTGGATGCGGGCTATCAGCTGGTAGCCTGGCCGCGGATGCATGGCGAAGGCTGGCTGGATCCCAAGTTCTTCCGGTTCATTGAACTGGGGCTGGCGTTTGTACTGATTACCCTGGCGTGCTGGCTGATTGCGCGGTACGTCTCCCGGCCTTTAGGTCACATGGAGAACACGGCCCAGCGCATCGCCGGGGGCAATACCGGACTGCGTGTTAGCGAGAAGATTGCTGGCCGCCGGGACGAAGTGGGCCAGCTTGCCACGGCGTTCAACGCCATGACCGAGCAACTGTGCACCCTGCTGGAACGACAGAAACACCTGCTGCGGGATATCTCCCACGACCTGCGTACGCCATTGACCCGTCAGCGCATCGCCATTGAGCTGGCCAGCGACGGCGGCGCCGACGAACAATTAATTGCCAGTATCCTGCGCCAGAACGAACGGCTGGAGGCGATGACGGCGCAGATTCTGACCCTTTACCGGGTAGCGGAGCAGGGCGCCGACATCGAACGGGAGCCGGTACAGCCGGTCAAGTTGATGAATCAGGTGCTGCGCGATGCGGCAGACTACGCTGAGCATCAGGGTGTGGATTGCCGGCTGGCGGCGAGCGACGAGGTTGCCGGCATGTCGGTGCTGGGTGATGCCGGGCTATTGCATCGCGCGTTCGACAACATCCTGCAGAATGCCCTGGACCATACCCCGCCGGAGCACCGGGTACGGGTGGATGTCGGGGGGATCGAAGGTTGGGTGCGGATCACTATCGAGGACGAGGGCACGGGGGTTGAAGTCGATCTCCTGCCGCATTTGTTCGAGCCCTTCTTCCGCGCGGACAAGTCCCGGGGTGGTCAGGGCTGGGGCCTTGGACTGGCAATCGCCCGGGACATCGTCACCGCTCACGATGGTCGGATTGCAGCTGCCGGGGGCGAAGCCGGAGGCTTGCGGGTGACGGTGGAGTTACCGGTCTTCACTCGGGCCTGA
- a CDS encoding response regulator transcription factor has translation MQNRVLLVEDDDELRQLLARYLTNQGFTVREAANGRDGLALAMGQDCDVVVLDIMLPDISGLEVLRELRASTHIPVALLTARGDETDRIVGFEVGADDYIPKPCNPRELVARLQALLRRIAWDQKADVSATREYGDLRVEPDQRRIFQQDTALDLTATEYEVLNVLLAHAGSVVRKTDLMQWALGRRLEAFDRTLDMHISNLRRKLGNDDPPRIETVRGLGYSYRVPV, from the coding sequence ATGCAAAATCGGGTATTGCTGGTAGAAGACGACGATGAACTGCGGCAGCTGCTGGCCCGCTATCTGACCAATCAGGGATTTACCGTGCGGGAGGCCGCCAACGGCCGGGACGGTCTGGCCCTGGCCATGGGCCAGGATTGCGATGTGGTGGTGCTCGACATCATGCTGCCGGACATCAGTGGCCTGGAAGTGTTGCGTGAGTTGAGGGCCAGCACCCACATTCCGGTTGCGCTGCTGACCGCCCGGGGCGATGAAACCGATCGCATTGTCGGATTTGAAGTTGGCGCCGACGACTACATCCCCAAACCCTGTAATCCCCGGGAATTGGTAGCCCGCCTGCAGGCCCTGTTGCGTCGGATCGCCTGGGATCAGAAGGCCGACGTGAGCGCGACGCGGGAGTACGGTGACCTGCGGGTAGAGCCGGACCAGCGTCGGATTTTCCAGCAGGACACCGCGCTGGATCTGACCGCCACCGAGTACGAAGTTCTGAATGTACTACTGGCCCATGCCGGCAGTGTGGTACGCAAGACCGACCTGATGCAGTGGGCGCTAGGCCGACGTCTGGAGGCGTTTGATCGAACCCTGGATATGCACATCAGCAATCTGCGACGGAAGCTGGGCAATGACGATCCGCCCCGCATCGAAACTGTTCGGGGGCTGGGTTACAGCTATCGGGTGCCGGTGTGA
- a CDS encoding GNAT family N-acetyltransferase: MPEPGFQSLTVDTCTSIDEIPQADWDRLAGQANPFLRYEFFKALEQSGCTTAATGWQPCHLVFRVDGQIAGFAPAYLKTHSMGEYVFDWAWADAYQRHGLNYYPKLLIAIPFTPSQGPRLLLDPLLRNRLGEGRLRDLLDTLITHLDAHSWHLLFPDAADQALLGHAGGLHRIGCQFHWHNREYGNFGDFLGQLTSRKRKSIRRERRQVAEQGISFRRFHGRDIPDHVLAAFHVFYQATYLKRGQRPYLNPSFFKHVRANLSEHLFLVIAVRDGEMIAGALFLRGEDTLYGRYWGCLDEYNHLHFETCYYQGIELAIELGLQCFDAGAQGEHKLVRGFEPVLTHSWHGVRHPGFRDAIAAFVQDEAEQVEGYFQESLTLLPFRHEDND, translated from the coding sequence ATGCCCGAACCCGGATTTCAGTCCCTCACTGTCGACACCTGCACCTCTATTGATGAGATTCCCCAGGCAGACTGGGATCGCCTGGCCGGCCAGGCCAATCCGTTCCTGCGGTATGAGTTTTTCAAGGCGCTGGAACAGTCCGGCTGCACCACCGCTGCAACCGGCTGGCAGCCCTGCCACCTGGTGTTTCGTGTTGATGGCCAGATCGCCGGGTTTGCCCCCGCCTATCTGAAAACCCACTCCATGGGCGAGTACGTGTTTGATTGGGCCTGGGCCGATGCTTATCAGCGCCATGGCCTGAACTACTACCCCAAGCTGTTGATCGCCATTCCATTCACCCCCTCCCAGGGTCCGCGCCTGCTGCTCGATCCCTTGCTTCGAAACCGACTTGGGGAGGGCAGACTTCGGGATCTGCTGGACACGCTGATCACCCACCTCGACGCCCATTCCTGGCACCTGTTGTTTCCTGATGCTGCAGACCAGGCTTTGCTAGGCCATGCCGGTGGACTGCACCGCATTGGCTGTCAGTTCCATTGGCACAACCGGGAGTACGGCAACTTTGGGGATTTCCTGGGGCAACTTACATCCCGCAAGCGCAAATCCATTCGCAGGGAACGCCGGCAGGTCGCAGAACAGGGCATCAGCTTTCGCCGCTTTCATGGCCGCGACATTCCTGACCACGTGCTGGCCGCCTTTCACGTGTTCTACCAGGCCACCTACCTCAAGCGCGGCCAGCGTCCGTACCTGAACCCGTCGTTCTTCAAGCATGTGCGTGCGAACCTGTCCGAGCATCTGTTCCTGGTTATCGCGGTGCGCGACGGGGAGATGATCGCCGGCGCCTTGTTCCTGCGGGGAGAGGACACCCTGTATGGGCGTTACTGGGGCTGCCTGGACGAATACAACCACCTGCATTTCGAAACCTGCTACTACCAGGGCATAGAGCTCGCGATCGAACTGGGCCTGCAATGCTTTGATGCCGGCGCACAAGGTGAGCACAAACTGGTTCGGGGCTTCGAACCGGTACTCACCCACTCCTGGCACGGTGTCCGCCACCCGGGCTTCCGGGACGCCATCGCGGCGTTCGTGCAGGACGAGGCGGAACAGGTTGAAGGCTACTTCCAGGAGTCCCTGACTCTGCTGCCTTTTCGTCACGAAGACAACGATTAG
- a CDS encoding dodecin: MSDHHVYKKVEIIGSSRKSIENAIENGLEECSKSIRNMEWFEVMETRGHIEDGKVGHYQVVMKVGFRIKDS; encoded by the coding sequence ATGTCCGACCATCATGTGTACAAGAAGGTGGAAATCATCGGTTCCTCGCGCAAGAGCATCGAAAACGCGATTGAGAATGGTCTCGAGGAATGCAGCAAGAGCATTCGCAATATGGAGTGGTTTGAAGTGATGGAAACCCGGGGCCACATCGAGGATGGCAAGGTTGGCCATTATCAGGTGGTGATGAAAGTGGGCTTCCGCATCAAGGATAGCTGA
- a CDS encoding DUF3750 domain-containing protein: protein MKRTLKYSAWFLGALLMLLTGPLLLATNSSLQGAESWRTATRASAGIAPRPEQHPEAVVQIYGARAWSWRGYFAVHTWIATKEAGAEQYRVHEVTGWRRYVVSSRLSEPDRHWYGARPELYADIRGAEAQALIPTIYQAVDAYPYVTEYEAWPGPNSNTFTAWVIREVPGLDVALPSNAIGKDYLGNRIVAEVPGGTGYQLSMGGYLGILAGVREGLELNILGLSLGVNPMALGIKLPGIGELALRNPNPMSEAASAGQ from the coding sequence ATGAAGCGAACGCTGAAATACTCCGCCTGGTTCCTCGGCGCCCTGCTCATGTTGCTGACAGGCCCGTTGCTCCTGGCCACAAACAGCAGCCTGCAGGGTGCCGAAAGCTGGCGAACCGCAACCCGCGCCAGCGCCGGGATCGCGCCGCGCCCGGAACAGCATCCGGAAGCGGTGGTTCAGATTTACGGAGCCCGCGCCTGGAGCTGGCGTGGTTACTTTGCCGTGCACACCTGGATTGCCACCAAGGAGGCGGGCGCCGAGCAGTATCGGGTTCATGAAGTCACTGGTTGGCGTCGCTACGTGGTCAGCTCCCGCCTGAGCGAACCCGATCGCCATTGGTACGGCGCCAGGCCCGAACTGTACGCCGACATTCGCGGCGCGGAAGCACAAGCGTTAATCCCGACCATCTATCAGGCCGTGGACGCCTATCCCTATGTCACTGAATACGAAGCCTGGCCCGGACCCAACAGCAACACCTTTACCGCCTGGGTAATTCGGGAAGTACCGGGACTGGATGTGGCACTGCCGAGCAACGCCATCGGCAAGGATTATCTGGGCAATCGCATAGTAGCGGAGGTGCCGGGCGGCACCGGCTACCAGCTTTCAATGGGAGGATATCTTGGGATCCTCGCGGGGGTGCGAGAGGGTTTGGAGCTGAACATTCTGGGCCTGTCTCTGGGTGTGAACCCCATGGCCCTGGGTATCAAGCTGCCCGGCATCGGCGAGCTGGCATTGCGCAATCCCAACCCGATGTCAGAGGCTGCCTCAGCAGGCCAGTAG
- a CDS encoding AzlD family protein, whose product MTIETTTTGVLALIAIMALVTLITRFGGVFAMSFVRISPRIESFINTMASSVLIAIVVPMAFSGDAGAVAALSVTAVTMLALRKPLPAIGAGIAAAGLVRYLF is encoded by the coding sequence ATGACCATCGAAACCACCACTACGGGTGTTCTCGCCCTGATTGCCATCATGGCGTTGGTTACTCTGATTACCCGGTTTGGCGGCGTGTTCGCCATGTCGTTTGTCCGGATTAGTCCGCGCATCGAGAGCTTCATCAACACCATGGCCAGTTCGGTGTTGATTGCCATCGTCGTGCCTATGGCGTTCTCCGGCGATGCCGGTGCGGTTGCAGCGCTTTCGGTAACAGCTGTGACTATGCTGGCGCTGAGGAAGCCGCTGCCGGCCATTGGTGCCGGTATTGCCGCCGCAGGCCTGGTGCGCTACCTGTTCTAG
- a CDS encoding AzlC family ABC transporter permease, translated as MSVASYAYQIQPHKVRQEFFRLFPISLFVVAFGAAFGLAATQQGLLPLEAMLMSTTVFAGASQFAATDMWGTEVSVLPLIAVVFAINSRHLLMGASLYPMLKDVAPLKRYGLLLFLTDANWAVSAQEYQNGRRNLEVILGGGLVLWLAWLVGTWLGVYFGGVLQNPKSLGLDMVLGCFLLAMALGGKKSPRVLVAWGVAALASLAAWKWLPPHTHVVAGALAGGLIGYFWLDQPQHAEQEEGPA; from the coding sequence ATGTCCGTCGCTTCCTACGCATACCAGATCCAGCCGCACAAAGTCCGTCAGGAATTTTTCCGGCTCTTTCCCATCTCCCTGTTCGTGGTGGCGTTTGGTGCTGCCTTTGGTTTGGCGGCTACCCAGCAAGGCCTGCTCCCACTGGAAGCGATGTTGATGAGCACCACGGTATTCGCTGGTGCTTCCCAGTTCGCGGCCACCGATATGTGGGGCACCGAGGTCTCGGTGCTGCCGCTGATTGCAGTAGTGTTTGCGATCAATTCCCGGCATCTGTTGATGGGTGCGTCCCTGTACCCGATGCTCAAAGACGTGGCGCCATTGAAGCGCTACGGCCTGCTGTTGTTCCTGACCGACGCCAATTGGGCGGTATCTGCCCAGGAATACCAGAACGGCCGACGTAACCTGGAAGTCATCCTCGGGGGCGGGCTGGTGCTCTGGCTGGCATGGCTCGTAGGTACCTGGCTGGGCGTGTACTTCGGTGGTGTGCTGCAGAACCCCAAGAGCCTCGGGCTGGATATGGTGCTGGGTTGTTTCCTGCTGGCGATGGCGCTGGGTGGCAAGAAATCCCCCAGAGTTCTGGTAGCCTGGGGCGTGGCCGCCCTGGCGTCACTGGCTGCGTGGAAGTGGCTTCCGCCGCATACCCACGTGGTCGCCGGCGCATTGGCCGGTGGTCTGATCGGCTACTTCTGGCTGGATCAGCCGCAGCATGCGGAACAGGAAGAGGGGCCGGCATGA
- a CDS encoding Glu/Leu/Phe/Val family dehydrogenase, which produces MNVFSHPEFDNHEHLSFFCDPETGLKAIVAIHNTSRGPALGGCRMYPYATDEEALRDVLRLSKGMTYKSALANLDLGGGKSVIIGDPRKQKSEALLEAMGKHLESLGGQYIAAEDSGTSVPDLKIMGRHTQNVAGVAERMGFDGKPSNGDPSPATAWGTFVGLKAAVKHQLDRDDLTGLKVAIQGIGNVGFRLAKHLKEAGAQLWVYDIFAENMQRAVDELGATPASAEDILYLPVDVVAPCAMGAVLNDTSIPKLKARIVAGAANNLLEHADHDQALKDRGILYAPDFAINAGGIIDVFYERTGASPDTVREHVNGIGDTLKEIFTRSDRSGLPTGTIANELAEERFRKHVAKVDSLTERLARVG; this is translated from the coding sequence ATGAACGTATTCAGCCACCCCGAATTCGACAACCACGAACATCTGTCCTTTTTCTGCGACCCGGAAACCGGACTGAAGGCCATCGTTGCGATCCACAACACTTCTCGCGGACCCGCGCTTGGCGGCTGCCGGATGTATCCCTATGCCACCGACGAAGAAGCGCTGCGTGATGTGCTGCGTCTGTCCAAGGGTATGACCTACAAATCGGCCCTGGCCAATCTGGACCTTGGTGGTGGCAAGTCCGTGATCATTGGTGACCCACGCAAGCAGAAATCCGAAGCCCTGCTCGAAGCCATGGGTAAACACCTGGAGAGTCTGGGTGGCCAATACATCGCGGCGGAAGATTCCGGCACCAGCGTACCCGACCTGAAGATCATGGGCCGCCACACCCAAAACGTCGCCGGCGTTGCCGAGCGTATGGGTTTTGATGGCAAGCCCAGCAACGGTGACCCCTCACCGGCAACGGCCTGGGGCACTTTCGTCGGTCTAAAGGCGGCGGTTAAGCATCAGCTGGATCGGGACGACCTGACAGGCCTGAAGGTTGCGATCCAGGGTATCGGCAATGTCGGCTTTCGCCTGGCCAAGCACTTGAAAGAGGCCGGCGCGCAATTGTGGGTCTACGACATTTTTGCCGAGAACATGCAGCGCGCCGTGGATGAGCTGGGCGCAACACCAGCGTCCGCTGAAGACATCCTGTACCTGCCCGTGGATGTGGTCGCACCCTGTGCCATGGGCGCGGTGCTGAATGACACTAGCATTCCGAAACTGAAAGCCCGGATCGTGGCCGGCGCCGCCAACAATCTGCTTGAGCACGCGGACCACGATCAGGCCCTGAAAGACCGCGGAATCCTGTACGCACCGGATTTCGCTATCAATGCCGGCGGCATCATCGACGTGTTCTACGAGCGTACCGGGGCCTCTCCCGACACCGTGCGCGAACACGTCAATGGCATCGGCGACACGCTCAAGGAAATCTTTACCCGTTCTGACCGGAGCGGCCTGCCAACCGGCACCATTGCCAATGAGCTGGCGGAAGAACGGTTTCGCAAACACGTTGCCAAAGTGGACTCCCTGACCGAGCGCCTGGCGCGGGTCGGATAA
- a CDS encoding sodium-dependent transporter, with product MSVSDSGSAAHSEALEGSNAKRGLWSSRLAFILAATGSAVGLGNIWKFPYITGENGGGAFVLVYLLCIAAVGLPIMMAEVLIGRRGGHSPVNSLRMIAERDRLKPAWRMVGAVGVLAGFLILSFYSVIGGWAVSYVGTAASGQLVGQSAEAIGAIFSNLLGDPLTLLMWHTLFMALVMFVVAKGVRAGLERAVSILMPGLFVLLLIAVGYAMTSGEFGRAVSFLFQPDFSKLSTSGILVALGHAFFTLSLGMAVMMAYGSYLPKNVSIAKTSIAVSVIDTGVALLAGLAIFPIVFANGLEPGAGPGLIFQTLPLAFGQMPMGSLFGTLFFVLLIFAAWTSGISLLEPIVEWLEERKGMNRTASTLGAGVVCWALGIASILSLNLWSDFAPLGAIAMFEGKTIFDLLDFFTANILLPLGGLLVAVFAGWVMSREAVEKELALSGPMFRLWYFTIRYFTPVAVAAVFIYNLM from the coding sequence ATGTCTGTATCAGATTCAGGTAGTGCCGCCCACTCGGAGGCACTGGAAGGCTCCAACGCCAAGCGGGGGCTCTGGTCCTCCCGACTGGCGTTCATCCTGGCGGCAACCGGCTCGGCCGTCGGCCTGGGCAACATCTGGAAGTTCCCCTACATCACCGGTGAAAACGGCGGCGGCGCCTTTGTCCTGGTGTATCTGTTGTGTATTGCGGCAGTGGGTCTGCCAATCATGATGGCGGAAGTGCTGATCGGCCGCCGCGGTGGCCACAGCCCCGTTAACAGTCTGCGCATGATTGCCGAGCGCGACCGGCTCAAGCCGGCGTGGCGCATGGTCGGCGCGGTCGGTGTACTGGCCGGCTTCCTGATCCTGTCGTTCTATTCCGTGATTGGCGGCTGGGCTGTGTCTTATGTGGGTACCGCCGCCAGCGGCCAACTGGTAGGCCAGTCGGCTGAAGCCATTGGCGCTATCTTCTCCAACCTGCTGGGCGACCCGCTGACCCTGCTGATGTGGCACACCCTGTTCATGGCACTGGTTATGTTCGTTGTCGCCAAGGGCGTTCGCGCTGGCCTTGAGCGTGCCGTCAGCATTCTGATGCCTGGCCTGTTCGTGCTGCTGCTGATTGCCGTGGGCTACGCCATGACCAGCGGCGAATTTGGTCGCGCCGTGAGCTTCCTGTTCCAGCCGGACTTCTCCAAGCTTTCAACCTCCGGCATTCTGGTCGCCCTGGGCCACGCCTTCTTCACTCTCAGTCTGGGTATGGCGGTCATGATGGCCTACGGCTCCTACCTGCCGAAGAACGTATCCATCGCCAAGACCTCTATTGCTGTTTCGGTGATCGACACCGGTGTTGCGCTGCTGGCCGGCCTGGCCATTTTCCCGATCGTGTTCGCCAACGGCCTTGAGCCTGGCGCCGGCCCTGGCCTGATCTTCCAGACTCTGCCGCTGGCCTTTGGCCAGATGCCCATGGGCAGCCTGTTCGGCACCCTGTTCTTTGTGCTGCTGATCTTCGCGGCCTGGACGTCTGGGATCTCCCTGCTGGAGCCCATTGTCGAGTGGCTGGAAGAGCGTAAAGGCATGAACCGTACCGCGAGCACCCTGGGCGCCGGTGTGGTGTGCTGGGCCCTTGGTATTGCCTCCATCCTGTCCCTGAACCTGTGGTCGGATTTTGCACCGCTGGGCGCCATTGCGATGTTCGAAGGCAAGACCATCTTCGACTTGCTGGACTTCTTTACCGCCAACATCCTGCTGCCATTGGGCGGCCTGCTGGTTGCTGTGTTTGCCGGCTGGGTGATGTCCCGCGAAGCGGTGGAAAAAGAGCTGGCGTTGTCCGGCCCGATGTTCCGGTTGTGGTATTTCACCATCCGCTACTTCACCCCCGTGGCAGTAGCAGCCGTGTTCATCTACAACCTGATGTAA
- a CDS encoding NAD-dependent protein deacetylase, producing MPVTTHRTRPFSSSQRLPETDDAPILHEPEHAGGLLADFIRRHPRLLILTGAGVSTDSGIPDYRDGEGAWKRKQPVQHQAFMDSYETRQRYWGRSLIGWPVMRNAAPNPSHHHISDLELLNHSSLVVTQNVDRLHQKAGTRAVTDLHGRADEVICMSCDYRCLRDEVHDRCADLNPGFQHYKAETAPDGDADLEVDFSDFRPAGCPKCDGILKPDVVFFGDYVPKDRVYSALDVLKASDGLLVIGSSLMVYSGFRFCRYAKEWNKPIATLNLGRTRAEDLVDLKLNARIGETLESAIYSL from the coding sequence ATGCCTGTGACGACCCACCGAACCCGACCCTTCAGTTCCAGCCAGCGCCTGCCGGAAACTGACGATGCGCCAATTCTGCACGAGCCGGAGCATGCCGGTGGCCTGCTGGCGGACTTTATTCGCCGTCATCCCCGGTTGCTGATCCTGACCGGCGCAGGCGTCAGTACCGATTCCGGCATTCCCGATTACCGGGACGGCGAGGGCGCCTGGAAGCGCAAGCAACCGGTGCAGCATCAGGCCTTCATGGACAGTTACGAAACCCGGCAGCGCTACTGGGGCCGAAGCCTGATTGGCTGGCCGGTGATGCGAAATGCCGCGCCGAACCCATCCCATCACCATATCTCCGACCTGGAGCTGCTTAATCACAGCAGTCTGGTGGTCACCCAGAACGTTGATCGGCTGCACCAGAAAGCAGGCACCCGGGCCGTGACTGACCTGCATGGCCGGGCCGATGAAGTTATCTGCATGAGCTGCGATTACCGCTGCCTGCGGGACGAGGTGCACGATCGCTGTGCCGATCTAAATCCGGGTTTTCAACATTACAAGGCGGAGACGGCGCCGGATGGCGACGCGGATCTGGAAGTGGATTTCTCGGATTTCCGCCCAGCGGGTTGCCCCAAGTGTGATGGCATCCTGAAGCCAGACGTGGTGTTTTTTGGGGATTACGTGCCCAAGGACCGGGTGTATTCGGCGCTGGATGTGCTCAAGGCCAGCGATGGCCTGCTGGTGATTGGCTCGTCGCTGATGGTGTATTCCGGGTTTCGTTTCTGCCGCTACGCCAAGGAGTGGAACAAGCCCATTGCCACGCTGAACCTTGGGCGTACCCGGGCCGAGGACTTGGTGGATCTGAAACTGAATGCGCGGATTGGCGAGACGCTGGAATCGGCTATTTATAGCCTTTGA